In Eubalaena glacialis isolate mEubGla1 chromosome 4, mEubGla1.1.hap2.+ XY, whole genome shotgun sequence, the genomic window GTAAGCCTTTAGAGAGGGAAGTTTAAAAAACGTTTTTTACCCTTAGCCGTCAGCTCTAAGTCAGTAGTATTTGCCACAAATTGTTACTGTTAAGGCATGTTTAAGAAATAGCATCGCATAATTTCTTAATTCATTACCCCAAATTAAATCTCACATTAAGGTGGGCTGTATGTTGTCTGCTATTTAGGGTTGTGTTTCACTGATCTACAAACTCACTCCAGGCATTGTGCCTCTGCTTAAACATAGTCAGGAATGGGGGTCTCACTACTGCTGGGAACAGCCCTTTTCTGTTTCAAGTAAGGCATCTTGAACTGGTGTGCAGAATGTTTAAAGATCTTTCTGAGATGCAGAAGTGTAAATGCCCATaatgggtattattattattgaaggaGAATGGAGAAGACTAATTGCTATCCAAAAATCTGCATGACTTGTGTATTATAAACCCGAGAAAACTCTTCTCAAGAGGAGCGTATTATAGGCTCTATAGCCTATACAATTGGGTGTACCAATTGTAAATGATTAGGGAAAGATCGAGAACAGTCAACAGAAAATCCACAATCTCCGCAGCGTGGAGAGGCAGTAGTTTCAGAATCACTCATACCTGGCTTTGATTCCTGTCTCCATTACTTAGCAGCTTTGAGCAATTTACTTTTGTCTCTGGTCTTGTTTTCTCATCAGTGACATAAAAATGatattaaggattaaatgaggttataTTTATTAAAGCAAAACACCAACACAATGTCTGGTTCAAACTGGTGTTAAACGGTAACCAGTATGagcattattattgtgttattaccatattattattactgttattagtATAAACTCAAGGGTGCCTGTTTGACTGACTGCAGTTGATACTGAGGTTATGGATATTTcttagggaagaaaaatgtgGTGGGGGGACTCTGAGTTGGCTACCTGTCTTAAGAGGCAACTGGGGATAAGGGGTTTAATAGGAAGTGTCAGCCCCCAAACTCCACCTCCCCTCAGTGGAATTGCAAGGTCCAGCTATCCTACTTGTTAACACTGCTATAAACCTCTTACACATACCCTTATTAAAAGGGTTGGTGGGTACCTAATACTGATCTCATCCTTATGTAGGTAAAATACCAGCTAATTTCTTATCACTCTAATCTGTACTTTTTGGTCAGGCCAGTATTGTCCAATTAAAACAACTCTTCCCCCACCAAAAGCCCTGAGGTGCAACGTTTgctaatttccatggtgtaaatactctcagCATACCCAATTTCAAGCTTCCAACGTGCCGTCACTGAgcacagagttgggaagagatgtgcatAGTTGCTTAAGTCAGGGCAAGCTGGCTCCAGAGCACCACTGGGTCAGAGTGAAGCATGTGTTGTGACAGTACAGGATATGATGATTGACAGAGAAACTTACAAGCAAAtagagtagagggaaaattgtttgtCTTCAGAATGGGCAACAGAATTCATCCAGAAAGCGATTACTTGAGCAGCGTGTTTCAATGACGTTTTTCTGTTCTTACTCTGTACTCTGCAGTCATACTTAGGACAGAAATCTTTTCCTAGCCTCTTGTGCTCACTTGGCGGTTGGGTGGGGTCTCCCTAATGACTTCCAAATTATCAGACTGTTTCTTTAACCAGTAGTTTAAAGATTTGATCTTGGACGTAATGCCCATGTTTATAAAaatgtcttccttcctcccttcccttttccctcccttgcttccttccttccttctttccttcctccctctctccctccctgtcttcTTTATTCCCTTCCCTGTGGCAGCACAGTATTTTCTATCATCTCTTTTGTAATCCTAACAACCCCAAGAGATCATCAGAACAGGTCATAGTATATCTGCTTTGCAAAAATGGTAGAGGAATTAGAAAACTGCTATACTTCATAAATCTCTATCATGTTATTAAtgtcaaaatatataattttgacaTTAAATAATGTcatatataataacaaaatattttataataacaatatatGTCATTTTGTTATTTGGAAATCTTCATTGTTATTCAGACACCCTcacttctttaatattttttatgagTGGAGAGGGTCATTTCAGCCTCTGGCTACCTTTCTTTTGCTGtcacaaatttaattttgttctctCCCTCATTACAGTGCTATAAATACATTTCTGAGAACTTTTAATGAAGTGATGATACCTAGCACTTTCTCGTTATAGTTACATCCCCAGAGATGATAAAACAGAATCCTCTTGAGAAGCTGTTTTGTTTCCAGCAGCTCAGCGCTTGAGCAAAAAGCAGAATTCTGTTACAGACCATCTCCGAACTCTTAGGGTGAGGGTTGTCTCAACGTAGTGAATTAGAAAAACCCAGGTCTTCTCACTAAAGACTTCTTAAAAGTTTTTCAAGTGCCTAGTGACTCAAACTGAAGGAGACAACGTCTGAGCTCACTGATTTGCCATTTACCATGAAGCCCTCTGCAGATGTGCTTGAGATCATTGCTTGCACCCTTCTAATCCTTGTGAGCTTTGTTGGAAAcgtgtgtttattttattctacaaGGAAATGTATGACTGGGCGTTTAGAGACGTCCTTTCTTCTGATTTTCAGTCTTATATTTGTCCACCTCATTAAAAACTTGGTGGTGAATGTCATAAAAATAGTTTCTTCTTCTGGTTTCATGTCGGATTCAGCTGGCTGCAAAGTTCTACACTTCATGGCAGCCCTGACGACTTCCTGGCTATCTAATTCATGTTACACTTTGCATTGCTCTACCACCAGAAGCTTTGCCAGACTGTCCAGCCCTTGAGTGAGCCTCCAAACCCGGACCATCAGAAGCATTCCTTGAAGGTGGTTTCTGCACTTTGGATGGCTGGCGTGGCAGTGTACCTCCCAGTTTTACCTTATACTAGAAAATCAGAATACCTGAATGCAGGAAATGATACAGACCCCTTGTCTACTAACAGGATTCACGTGGATTGCCTAACTGACTTTGGAAACAAGCAAGTAGAGTTTTACTATGGGAAAGTATTTCTGGTTCTAATTGATAGTCTTCCTTTAGCCATCTTAGTCTTTGTCTGTTTCTGGATGTCTTTTCTGCTTTCGGAAAGAAAGAAGATGACATATGGTGACATCTGGATTGGAGATGGTGATTCAGAAATTGAAATCCTAAGAGGGGCCAAGTTTAGTATTTTATTAATGTGGCTGATCACTCCACTTTGGATTTCTCACTTTGTCTTAGTCTATTTCTTGAAAGACTTGGCAGCCTGTGCCCTTTTTCCAGCTGTTCTCACAGCCCTCTCTTCAGGCTTCTCTGCTCTCAGCCCTTTCCTGCTTATGCTGGCGAATTACAAAATGAAGTTGATGTC contains:
- the LOC133090557 gene encoding LOW QUALITY PROTEIN: uncharacterized protein LOC133090557 (The sequence of the model RefSeq protein was modified relative to this genomic sequence to represent the inferred CDS: inserted 1 base in 1 codon; substituted 1 base at 1 genomic stop codon) encodes the protein MKPSADVLEIIACTLLILVSFVGNVCLFYSTRKCMTGRLETSFLLIFSLIFVHLIKNLVVNVIKIVSSSGFMSDSAGCKVLHFMAALTTXLAIXFMLHFALLYHQKLCQTVQPLSEPPNPDHQKHSLKVVSALWMAGVAVYLPVLPYTRKSEYLNAGNDTDPLSTNRIHVDCLTDFGNKQVEFYYGKVFLVLIDSLPLAILVFVCFWMSFLLSERKKMTYGDIWIGDGDSEIEILRGAKFSILLMWLITPLWISHFVLVYFLKDLAACALFPAVLTALSSGFSALSPFLLMLANYKMKLMSFCDAKEEKPTPQPANVILSPYAYWQKTLF